Part of the Bacillus andreraoultii genome is shown below.
CCAAACATGGCCCTTTTCATCCCACCGAATTGTTAAATCACCACCTGGTAGATGAACGATAATAGGTTCATATTTTTCAAGATATTGATTCATTGTAGCTGCGACAACAGCAGCACAAGCACCTGTACCACAAGCCATTGTCATTCCTGATCCTCTTTCCCACACTCGATAATCCAGTTCTTTTGGTCCCTTCACCTGAACGATTCCGACGTTTATACGTTCTGGAAAAAGACTGGAGTTTTCAATGATGGGACCAAGCTTTTCTAATGGAAATGCATTCACATCATCAACAAAAATAATTGCATGGGGGTTTCCCATTGAGACACAAGTTAAATAATACACATTTCCATCAAATGTATAAGGTTCGTTAATCGTAATACTGAAGGGATCACCTTTCATTGGAATCATAGATTTTAATAGTTTTGGTTCACCCATATCAACCGTAATGGACTGGACTGACTGTCTTTGTTCGAAGCCTTCTTCAATTTCTACGTTTACAACACCTCCTCTAGTTTCAATGCTGAAACGCGGACTCTTCGCATACATGTGATCGTATAAATACTTAGCAACACAACGTAAACCATTTCCACAGTTTTTTGCTTCAGAACCATCTTCATTGAAAATTCTCATTTTAAAATCAGCGATGTTTGAAGAACAAATTAGAATAATACCGTCAGAACCAATGCCAAAGTTAACATCTGAAACATATCTAGATAAATCAGGATACTCATGTTCTTCCAAGATATTTTCTGGTTCATCCAGCTGGTTAAAAACGACATAGTTATTACCTAACCCATGCATTTTAGTAAAAAACATTTCTTTCCCCCTTAAAAGATAAATTTAGTAGTAGTAAGCCTTGCTTTAATCTCTTCAAAAACTTTTTTCTCCTCCTCCACACTATTAGCTTCAAAAGTAACAGATAAGCGAATATAACTCCCTACATCATCCCAAGGTACGGTTGAGATTAAATGTTCGTTGATTAAATATTGGCTAAATTGTTCCGCTGATTTGAATTCTGGTCCATTTTCTACCGATTTTGGTATTCTGACATATAAGTAAAATGAGCCTTTTGGTTTTTTGACACAAAACCCTAAATCTTTTAGTACTTTAGTTAAATACTCATGTCTTCTTGAATATTTTTCTGCAGTTTGCTTTGTTATCTCGGGTAGAGATAAAGCATAAGCAGCAGCTTTTTGAATAGGTATAAATTGACCTGAATCGAAGTTATCTTTAACAAAAGCAATTGCCGAAACAAGTTTTGCATTACCTGCTATAAATCCAATTCGCCAACCTGTCATGTTGAAAGCTTTAGATAAAGAATGTAACTCGATTCCAACATCCTTAGCACCGGATACGGAGAGAAAACTAAGTGGTTCTTCACCATCAAAGACTAGACCTGCATAAGCAGCATCATGGATGACTATAAGTTCATGTTTTTTCGCGAAAGTAACCACATCTTTAAAAAATTGTCGATTTGCAACAGCCCCAGTTGGATTATTTGGATAGTTTAAATAAAGTAGTTTTGCTTTTTTTAAAACCTCATCAGATAATGTTTCTAACTTTGGTAAAAAAGAGTTTTCTTCTAGTAACGGTAAATGAACAACCTTACCTCCTAAATACTCAGTATGTGTACCTAGAACTGGATAATTAGGAGAAGGCATAATTGTTATATCACCTGGATTAATGAATGCAGTTGGAATCATCGCTAGAGCTGATTTTGTACCTATAACATGATTAATTTCAGTTAAAGGATCTAGGTTATCTACTCCAAATACTTTTTTCATATATGTTGCAGCTGCAATTTTAAAATCATCTATTCCATTATCCGCATAAAAACGATTTTCCGATAAATTCGCCTCTTCTGCTAAAATTTTGATAACTCTATCGTCTGCCTTAGCATCCGGTTCACCGACACCTAGGTCAATTAATTGTTTTTCCGGATGTCTCTTAGTTGCTTCTCTTTTTGCTCTTTTAATTTTCTCAAATTTATAAATTTCATTTGTTAGACCAAATTGTTTTCCGCCAATTCGATCTGCAAATATGTTTTGGATGTAGTCTGTCTTAAACATTCTTGATACCCCATTCTGTACATTCATTTATTCATGATATATTCATGACATTCGATTGCGGCCTCTTTTCCTTCTTGAATTGCCCAAACAATTAAACTTGCACCTTTGCGGGCATCGCCAGCAACAAATATTCCTTCTTCATCTGTATGGTATTTGCCATCTTTGACCCTAATAGTCGAATTTTCATTGACTGTAATTTTACTATTTTTAAAGATATCTGTTTCAGGTCCTACAAAACCAACTGCAAGTAAAATCAATTGAGCTGGCCATATTTTTTCTGTTTTTGGAATCGTTTCTCGAATTTTTTGACCATTATTTTTAATAACGGTTTTTACTTTTGTACTTTTAACTCCGATAACATTGCCATTTTTATCACTGATAAATTCTAATGCTGTTGTAGCAAATGATCTTGGGTCATGACCAAAAACACTTGCGGCTTCCTCCTGACCTGAATCTAATTTATAAATTTTAGGATATTGGGGCCAAGGATTGTCATCATGTCGATTAATTGGACGTTTTGGATAAATATCAAATTGAACAAGACTTTTACATTTTTGTCGAATTGCTGTTGATATACAATCAGTTGCAGTATCTCCTCCACCAATAACGACCACATCTTTACCTTCAGCAGAAATATAGTTGCCATCTAAAAAATTTGAATCTAGTAAACTTTTGGTTGTGGAATGTAAATAATCCATTGCAAAATAAATGCCCTTATTATTTCTACCTGGTATTTGTAAATCACGAGGCCGAGTGGAACCGATGCAAAGGACAACTGCATCATATTCCGAACGTAATTGATTAAGTGTAATCTGTCTTCCAATTTCTACATTTGTAAGAAACTGAATTCCTTCTTTTTCTAATAAACTAATTCTTCGATCAACAACATTTTGGTCAATTTTCATTTTAGGAATTCCATATGTTAATAATCCGCCAACTCTATCATCTCGTTCGTACACTGTTATCGTGTGTCCATACTGATTTAAGATAGAAGCACATGAAAGTCCGGCCGGGCCTGAGCCAATTATGGCAACTTTTTTTCCAGTTCGGTTTTTTGGAATTTGTGGTTTGACCCAACCTTCTTCAAAAGCTTTATCAATGATTGCACGCTCAATGTTTTTAATTGTGACAGATTCATTGGCTAATGATGCAATACAACCGGCTTCACAAGGTGCTGGACAAGCACGACCTGTAAACTCTGGAAATGGATTTGTTTTACTTAACAGCTTATATGCTTCCTTCCATTTTCCCTTATAAACAAGGTCATTCCATTCCGGTATTAAGTTATAAACTGGACAACCAGTCGTCATGCCTGCTAATTTACTGCCGTTATGACAAAAGGGAACGGCACAATTCATACAACGAGAAGCCTGTTGCCGAAGTATTCTTTCAGAAGGAAGTTGGTCGATTTCTTGCCAATCTTTAATTCTGTCTAACGGATTCCGATAATGAACAGATTTCCTTTTAAAATCAATAAATCCAGTAGCACTTCCCATCTACTAACCTCCAATCTCTACATTTACGCTTTTACGTTTTGAGTCAGCTAGAATTCTCTTATATTCTTTTGGTATCACTCTTATAAAACGTGACACATAGGAGTCCCAATTTTGTAAGTATTTCTTAGCTACTGTACTATAGGTATAGTAATAATGTTTTTCTATTTGACTTTTTACAAAATCAATTTCCTCTTCATCTTCTAAAGATTCAATATTTACAAATTCTGTATTGCAGATAATAAAGAATTTTTCAATATTATCGACTGGAATATAGGCAATACC
Proteins encoded:
- the dapF gene encoding diaminopimelate epimerase gives rise to the protein MFFTKMHGLGNNYVVFNQLDEPENILEEHEYPDLSRYVSDVNFGIGSDGIILICSSNIADFKMRIFNEDGSEAKNCGNGLRCVAKYLYDHMYAKSPRFSIETRGGVVNVEIEEGFEQRQSVQSITVDMGEPKLLKSMIPMKGDPFSITINEPYTFDGNVYYLTCVSMGNPHAIIFVDDVNAFPLEKLGPIIENSSLFPERINVGIVQVKGPKELDYRVWERGSGMTMACGTGACAAVVAATMNQYLEKYEPIIVHLPGGDLTIRWDEKGHVWKKGEADYICHGELKYSKNKLKKLGS
- a CDS encoding LL-diaminopimelate aminotransferase — its product is MFKTDYIQNIFADRIGGKQFGLTNEIYKFEKIKRAKREATKRHPEKQLIDLGVGEPDAKADDRVIKILAEEANLSENRFYADNGIDDFKIAAATYMKKVFGVDNLDPLTEINHVIGTKSALAMIPTAFINPGDITIMPSPNYPVLGTHTEYLGGKVVHLPLLEENSFLPKLETLSDEVLKKAKLLYLNYPNNPTGAVANRQFFKDVVTFAKKHELIVIHDAAYAGLVFDGEEPLSFLSVSGAKDVGIELHSLSKAFNMTGWRIGFIAGNAKLVSAIAFVKDNFDSGQFIPIQKAAAYALSLPEITKQTAEKYSRRHEYLTKVLKDLGFCVKKPKGSFYLYVRIPKSVENGPEFKSAEQFSQYLINEHLISTVPWDDVGSYIRLSVTFEANSVEEEKKVFEEIKARLTTTKFIF
- a CDS encoding glutamate synthase subunit beta; this translates as MGSATGFIDFKRKSVHYRNPLDRIKDWQEIDQLPSERILRQQASRCMNCAVPFCHNGSKLAGMTTGCPVYNLIPEWNDLVYKGKWKEAYKLLSKTNPFPEFTGRACPAPCEAGCIASLANESVTIKNIERAIIDKAFEEGWVKPQIPKNRTGKKVAIIGSGPAGLSCASILNQYGHTITVYERDDRVGGLLTYGIPKMKIDQNVVDRRISLLEKEGIQFLTNVEIGRQITLNQLRSEYDAVVLCIGSTRPRDLQIPGRNNKGIYFAMDYLHSTTKSLLDSNFLDGNYISAEGKDVVVIGGGDTATDCISTAIRQKCKSLVQFDIYPKRPINRHDDNPWPQYPKIYKLDSGQEEAASVFGHDPRSFATTALEFISDKNGNVIGVKSTKVKTVIKNNGQKIRETIPKTEKIWPAQLILLAVGFVGPETDIFKNSKITVNENSTIRVKDGKYHTDEEGIFVAGDARKGASLIVWAIQEGKEAAIECHEYIMNK